A genomic window from Periophthalmus magnuspinnatus isolate fPerMag1 chromosome 16, fPerMag1.2.pri, whole genome shotgun sequence includes:
- the LOC129456960 gene encoding tyrosine-protein phosphatase non-receptor type substrate 1-like yields the protein MTDIAILCWTLLWTGPTAGLTAPPAELGVTQSPGRLTVLRGETATLCCHFTVPSQWRGFQWFRMNPDRQSILPSARYVFLEKNQSSSLLITEAAPKDSGEYYCEVSVPYQDPEWGNGTLLTVLAPPSSPRLYLQTPADPQIDLFSLVCVTWGFYPSDLSLYWTNRSAASPIDRLSINNCTLSSSSNTTTATADPLQSPQCVRLEDTRTSEVYLISVLPLPDREYMEAGVTYACVVEGHPAMTEPLTASYMWEAPPNLLIGALNILKMCFLSAMTAIFSLEAVKHWCS from the exons ATGACTGACATTGCCATACTGTGCTGGACGCTGCTGTGGACCGGGCCAACTGCAG GgttgacagcgccccctgcggAACTGGGGGTCACACAGTCTCCCGGGCGTCTCACTGTGCTGCGGGGTGAGACAGCCACTCTGTGCTGTCACTTCACTGTGCCGTCTCAGTGGCGTGGGTTCCAGTGGTTCCGGATGAACCCGGACCGGCAGTCCATCCTCCCCTCTGCTCGCTACGTCTTCCTGGAGAAGAATCAAAGCTCCTCTCTGCTGATCACTGAAGCGGCACCAAAGGATTCTGGGGAGTATTACTGTGAGGTCAGTGTGCCTTACCAAGACCCAGAGTGGGGCAACGGAACACTGCTCACTGTGTTAG CCCCTCCATCTTCTCCCAGACTGTACTTGCAGACTCCAGCAGACCCACAAATCGACCTCTTCTCTCTGGTGTGTGTCACATGGGGGTTTTACCCGAGTGACCTCAGCCTCTACTGGACCAATCGGAGCGCGGCAAGCCCCATCGATCGGCTCTCAATCAACAActgcactctctcctcctccagcaacaccactactgctactgctgacCCACTCCAAAGTCCACAGTGTGTCCGTCTGGAGGACACAAGGACCAGTGAAGTGTATCTGATCAGTGTGCTGCCTCTGCCAGACAGAGAGTATATGGAAGCAGGGGTGACTTATGCCTGTGTGGTAGAGGGACATCCTGCCATGACGGAGCCTCTGACTGCATCCTACATGTGGG AAGCCCCGCCCAACCTGCTGATCGGAGCTCTGAACATACTCAAGATGTGTTTCCTCTCCGCGATGACGGCCATCTTTTCTTTAGAAG CTGTCAAGCACTGGTGCAGTTAA
- the LOC117383794 gene encoding free fatty acid receptor 2 has product MIQQCHTGLCLSVYILTFVLGFPANILAFYTFGKKVRQKATPIDILLLNLTISDLLFLLFLPFKMQEVTNDMIWKLPYALCPLSGFIFYLTIYTSTFFLTAISVERYLGVAFPIQHSLKRRPIYALAASIFFWIFSFIHLSIVFIIPLIGSPPAPTPTDTSDIADSLNTSTLANNNLKMENEVCYQNFTEEQLKILLPVRLELCIVLFCIPFLISSYCYINFIRILSSLQHINRRKRLRAIGMALGTLVVFALCFGPYNVSHIVGFIQWKSPEWRDRALLCSTFNACLDPFIFYFSSSAMRGSVSSVLEGIRKRLPSCLSCRVPRVLKISSSNSSSDKDKERKQESMSAI; this is encoded by the coding sequence ATGATACAGCAGTGCCACACGGGCCTGTGCCTGTCCGTTTACATCCTCACCTTTGTGCTGGGCTTCCCCGCTAACATCTTAGCCTTCTACACCTTCGGCAAAAAAGTCAGGCAAAAAGCCACGCCCATTGACATTCTCCTCCTCAACTTGACCATTTCGGACttacttttcctcctcttcctgcccTTCAAGATGCAGGAAGTCACGAATGATATGATTTGGAAATTGCCCTATGCCCTCTGCCCTCTGTCCGGATTTATTTTCTACCTAACGATCTACACAAGCACCTTTTTCCTCACGGCGATCAGCGTGGAGCGATATCTGGGAGTGGCGTTCCCGATCCAGCATTCCTTGAAGCGCAGACCGATCTACGCCCTCGCGGCTAGCATCTTTTTTTGGATCTTCTCATTTATTCACTTAAGCATCGTCTTCATCATTCCGCTAATCGGCAGCCCTCCAGCGCCAACCCCTACGGACACTTCAGACATCGCCGATTCCCTAAACACGTCGACTTTAGCTAACAATAATCTCAAAATGGAAAATGAGGTTTGCTACCAGAACTTCACCGAAGAGCAGCTGAAAATCCTCCTCCCTGTACGCCTTGAACTATGCATCGTCCTGTTTTGCATCCCGTTTTTGATCTCCAGCTACTGCTACATCAACTTTATTCGAATTCTGTCATCGCTGCAGCACATCAATCGTAGAAAGCGTCTCCGCGCAATCGGCATGGCGTTGGGAACTCTCGTAGTCTTTGCCTTATGTTTTGGACCGTACAACGTTTCGCATATCGTCGGTTTCATCCAGTGGAAAAGTCCAGAATGGAGGGACAGGGCGTTACTTTGCAGCACTTTCAATGCTTGTTTAgatccattcattttctatttttcGTCATCGGCTATGCGAGGGTCGGTCAGCAGTGTTTTGGAAGGAATTAGGAAAAGATTACCAAGCTGCCTGTCTTGTCGTGTGCCTCGAGTCCTGAAAATCAGCAGCAGTAATAGCTCCAGTGACAAAGATAAGGAACGCAAACAGGAGTCCATGAGTGCTATCTGA